A part of Nesterenkonia lutea genomic DNA contains:
- a CDS encoding DedA family protein, translated as MTNAVIALGVNDLGDPALYQEWGFYYFIVLAVAVAFTAIVPPFPSEVMVIASGTMAAEDIFPLLLVLGVTFIGCLAGDVGVYLLFRYKLIRLLYRWKWGRRLHRKMVRISIRAGGATTWAGLLLIRGIPGGRSASMATAGIMRLGGSAIVALTLLGALTWSLWLVGLGYITGTTTGLPPWASTGAAIVVGTLVGLGITVLMTRHRSRRRTGRRPSAK; from the coding sequence GTGACCAACGCAGTGATCGCCCTGGGCGTCAACGACCTCGGCGATCCCGCCCTCTACCAGGAGTGGGGGTTCTACTACTTCATCGTGCTGGCGGTCGCCGTGGCGTTCACCGCGATCGTCCCGCCCTTCCCCTCAGAGGTCATGGTCATCGCCTCCGGCACCATGGCGGCGGAGGACATCTTCCCGCTTCTGCTGGTGCTCGGGGTGACCTTCATCGGCTGCCTGGCCGGGGATGTCGGGGTCTACCTGCTCTTCCGGTACAAGCTGATCCGTCTGCTCTACCGCTGGAAGTGGGGCCGCAGGCTGCACCGGAAGATGGTGCGGATCTCGATCCGCGCCGGAGGCGCCACCACCTGGGCCGGCCTGCTCCTGATCCGTGGCATCCCCGGGGGGCGTTCGGCCTCGATGGCCACCGCCGGGATCATGCGGCTCGGCGGAAGCGCCATCGTTGCGCTCACGCTGCTGGGGGCGCTGACCTGGTCCCTCTGGCTGGTCGGATTAGGTTACATTACGGGAACAACTACCGGGCTCCCACCCTGGGCGAGCACGGGCGCCGCCATCGTTGTGGGTACCCTGGTGGGGTTGGGAATCACGGTGCTGATGACCAGGCACCGTTCGCGTCGCAGGACCGGACGGAGACCGTCGGCGAAGTGA
- a CDS encoding ICP22 family protein: MTEKSQDESTETLPASEPPASSAPGAEPETPAASAQGLPRDDFSSEETLSEETLSEELSSDEHAGESESAGDGETAGSGAPEQEETELPGTESSGQTSATPAGASAVRHSQPTPPRPNPTETGSEESGLSDFFDNLDEKFMDATRRLASAFRRPEPATQAPEQAQAQDHPDSPAESEHPSVQEETPGTSTPAPSPGDPDDAARPATAAEEPDPEPASGSGDPVNAPEATSDPNAGGSTPAEGPLTEAQEEPAAVTLPKPRRALDERRQRDVILEKAAAIEAATARNYRPTGREFVEFADDEEDLFTYIPPYNLPSRDPDPAPVRTDLYRQVFVSLGALAALVSLIWMFGAFTAAPAILGGNGLDQLVEGWYSGDLALLSPDANFYWLWPFIVIGLIAHAVYQWTTTQTATPRQRLSGWQVGSASLLMLVWTAAVHHGMLTIAVLASLAVALALIDAIRQFTFRTARSSLERRLADTTTGLFAGWALVAGMSSLSIWLTAMGWRVPGFPAVIWALIGLSVCIWAASYYAMTERGRITLALGMGWGMFWLIFPRILSEVTSVWVALCAAMGAFVVILATESRRHKINHAERRAAMGRPLEDII, translated from the coding sequence TTGACTGAAAAGTCCCAGGACGAGTCCACCGAGACTCTCCCCGCTTCCGAACCCCCTGCCTCCAGTGCCCCTGGAGCAGAACCCGAGACCCCGGCCGCCTCAGCGCAGGGGCTCCCCCGCGACGACTTCTCCAGCGAAGAGACCCTCAGCGAAGAGACCCTCAGTGAGGAGCTCTCCAGCGACGAGCATGCCGGTGAGTCGGAGTCCGCGGGAGACGGTGAGACCGCCGGGAGCGGCGCCCCCGAGCAGGAGGAGACCGAGCTGCCCGGCACCGAGTCCTCCGGGCAGACCTCGGCGACACCCGCCGGCGCTTCTGCGGTGCGACACAGCCAGCCGACACCCCCGCGGCCGAACCCGACCGAGACAGGATCGGAGGAGTCCGGGCTGAGCGACTTCTTCGACAACCTCGACGAGAAGTTCATGGATGCCACGCGTCGCCTGGCCAGCGCCTTCAGGCGTCCCGAGCCTGCGACACAGGCACCGGAACAGGCACAGGCACAGGATCACCCGGACTCCCCCGCCGAATCCGAGCACCCCTCCGTCCAGGAGGAGACCCCGGGAACCAGCACCCCCGCACCCAGTCCGGGGGACCCCGACGACGCCGCCCGGCCCGCTACCGCAGCCGAAGAACCAGACCCTGAGCCGGCTTCCGGGTCCGGGGATCCGGTGAATGCACCGGAAGCGACCTCCGACCCGAACGCCGGCGGTTCCACTCCCGCGGAAGGTCCGCTCACCGAGGCTCAGGAGGAGCCGGCTGCGGTCACGCTCCCCAAGCCTCGCCGCGCTCTGGATGAGCGTCGGCAGCGCGATGTCATCCTGGAGAAGGCCGCCGCGATCGAGGCCGCAACAGCGCGGAACTACCGTCCCACCGGGCGGGAGTTCGTGGAGTTCGCAGATGATGAGGAAGACCTCTTCACCTATATCCCCCCGTACAACCTCCCCTCCCGTGATCCCGATCCGGCACCGGTCCGCACCGACCTCTACCGACAGGTCTTTGTGAGTCTCGGCGCGCTGGCCGCGCTGGTCTCGCTGATCTGGATGTTCGGCGCGTTCACCGCAGCCCCTGCGATCCTCGGTGGCAACGGCCTGGATCAGCTCGTCGAGGGCTGGTACTCGGGAGACCTGGCGCTGCTCTCCCCAGACGCGAACTTCTATTGGCTGTGGCCCTTCATCGTGATCGGTCTCATCGCGCATGCGGTCTACCAATGGACCACCACGCAGACCGCGACGCCGCGTCAGCGCCTCTCCGGCTGGCAGGTCGGTTCCGCATCGCTGCTCATGCTGGTCTGGACCGCGGCAGTCCACCACGGGATGCTCACCATCGCGGTGCTGGCCTCGCTGGCGGTCGCGCTGGCCCTGATCGATGCGATCCGACAGTTCACCTTCCGCACCGCCCGCAGCTCCCTGGAGCGCCGGCTTGCCGACACCACCACCGGTCTCTTCGCCGGCTGGGCGCTCGTGGCAGGCATGTCCTCGCTGTCCATCTGGCTGACCGCCATGGGCTGGCGCGTGCCTGGCTTCCCCGCGGTGATCTGGGCACTGATCGGTCTGAGCGTCTGCATCTGGGCCGCCTCGTACTACGCGATGACCGAGCGGGGCAGGATCACCCTTGCCCTGGGCATGGGGTGGGGGATGTTCTGGCTGATCTTCCCCCGCATCCTCTCAGAGGTCACCTCGGTGTGGGTCGCGCTCTGTGCCGCGATGGGAGCCTTCGTGGTCATCCTGGCGAC